From Heliangelus exortis chromosome W unlocalized genomic scaffold, bHelExo1.hap1 SUPER_W_unloc_2, whole genome shotgun sequence, the proteins below share one genomic window:
- the LOC139790586 gene encoding zinc finger protein 502-like, producing MSYTCPDCGKDFKRRSHLIQHQRIHTGEKPFKCSECGKEFAQSSHLSQHRCTHMGRRPYKCLECGKEFSKSSNLLRHHRIHTGEKLYPCTHCGKAFNNSTSWINHQHVHTEEKPYTCPQCGKGFTSSSSLTRHRGIHRGERPYKCPECGKSFTASSSLTQHLRIHRGERPYKCPECGKSFTARSSLTRHLRIHRGERPYKCPDCGKSFTVSSSLTRHLRIHTGERPYKCPECWKSFRQSHALKNHQRLHTSEKL from the coding sequence ATGTCCTACACCTGCCCTGACTGCgggaaagattttaaaaggagaTCACATTTGATCCAGCATCAACGGATCCATACGGGTGAGAAACCCTTTAAATGTTctgagtgtgggaaggagtttgcCCAGAGTTCCCATTTATCTCAGCATCGCTGCACCCACATGGGAAGGAGACCCtataagtgtctggagtgtgggaaggagttttccAAGAGTTCCAATTTATTACGCCATCACCGCATCCATACAGGAGAGAAGTTGTATCCCTGCACTCACTGTGGGAAAGCCTTCAACAACAGCACCTCTTGGATTAATCACCAACATGTCCACACTGAGGAAAAGCCCTACACGTGTCCCCAGTGTGGGAAGGGCTTCACATCCAGCTCGAGTCTCACCCGACACCGAGGGATCCATAGGGGTGAACGTCCCTACAAGTGTCCTGAGTGCGGGAAGAGCTTCACAGCCAGCTCGAGTCTCACCCAACACTTACGGATCCATAGGGGTGAACGTCCCTACAAGTGTCCTGAGTGCGGAAAAAGCTTCACAGCCCGCTCGAGTCTCACCCGACACCTACGGATCCATAGGGGTGAACGTCCCTACAAGTGTCCTGACTGTGGGAAAAGCTTCACAGTCAGCTCGAGTCTCACCCGGCACCTACGGATCCATACAGGTGAACGTCCCTACAAGTGTCCTGAGTGTTGGAAGAGCTTCAGGCAAAGCCACGCTTTGAAGAACCATCAACGCCTCCATACCAGTGAAAAACTTTAA